One part of the Thermoanaerobacterium sp. CMT5567-10 genome encodes these proteins:
- a CDS encoding IS110 family transposase — MVLKIVYKICCGIDVHKTFVVACIASTNSNGITTYKSHRFSTYTKGLRELLQWLLDNNCKDVCMESTGKYWIPVFNILESSCNIILAHPKYVKAIRGKKTDKKDAKWIADLFKHDLVAASFMPPADIRQLRDLMRYRFKLICFMSSEKNRLQNCLTVSNIQLGNIVSDTFGKSSQKIIDKLLENPLDTSFDIGSLIHGSMLKKLPELELAVDGYITPEQAGKLKIIKGHFEDLESRKAELEKLILALAAPYQQELDIILTAPSFKNIFSAITVISEIGVNMEAFPSAKHLCSWAGLTPTNNESAGKKKSVRVSKAGCYIKPLLVQCANSVVKSEKHPEIRNRYLRIKKRRGHKKAIIAIARLLLTALYNMLKKKEPYNAELYKKSDAFPAKREITVEQAILLAQLQGYKIKPAI, encoded by the coding sequence ATGGTTTTAAAAATCGTGTATAAAATCTGTTGTGGAATTGATGTACACAAAACCTTTGTGGTTGCATGTATTGCTTCCACTAATTCTAATGGAATTACCACCTATAAAAGCCATCGCTTTTCTACCTACACGAAGGGTTTAAGAGAGCTGTTACAATGGCTTTTGGACAATAACTGCAAGGATGTTTGCATGGAATCTACCGGGAAATACTGGATTCCTGTGTTTAATATATTAGAAAGCTCCTGCAACATCATACTTGCACATCCTAAATATGTTAAGGCTATTCGTGGTAAAAAAACTGACAAGAAAGATGCAAAATGGATTGCTGACCTGTTTAAGCATGATCTTGTTGCCGCTAGCTTTATGCCTCCCGCTGATATTAGACAACTTCGTGACTTAATGCGCTATCGCTTTAAGCTTATTTGCTTTATGTCTAGCGAAAAGAACAGACTCCAAAATTGTCTCACGGTTTCTAACATACAGTTAGGAAACATTGTTTCAGATACTTTCGGTAAAAGTTCTCAAAAGATAATTGATAAGCTTCTAGAAAATCCTCTTGATACTTCCTTTGATATTGGATCTTTAATTCATGGTTCTATGCTAAAAAAACTCCCTGAGCTGGAACTCGCTGTTGATGGTTATATTACACCTGAACAAGCTGGAAAATTAAAGATCATCAAAGGACATTTTGAAGATTTGGAATCCCGGAAAGCAGAGTTAGAAAAACTAATTCTTGCGCTCGCTGCGCCTTATCAACAAGAACTAGACATAATTCTAACCGCTCCATCGTTTAAAAATATTTTCTCGGCTATTACTGTAATATCTGAAATCGGCGTAAATATGGAGGCTTTTCCTTCAGCGAAACACTTATGCTCATGGGCTGGACTCACTCCAACTAACAATGAGAGTGCAGGCAAGAAAAAATCTGTCCGGGTTTCCAAAGCAGGATGTTACATTAAGCCGCTTCTTGTGCAGTGTGCTAACTCTGTAGTTAAAAGCGAGAAACATCCTGAAATTCGTAACCGCTATTTGCGCATCAAAAAGCGTCGCGGCCACAAGAAAGCAATCATTGCTATTGCAAGATTGCTTCTTACAGCATTATACAACATGTTGAAGAAGAAAGAACCATATAATGCTGAATTATATAAAAAATCTGATGCTTTTCCCGCAAAACGCGAGATTACGGTTGAGCAAGCTATACTATTAGCTCAACTTCAAGGCTATAAAATAAAGCCAGCTATTTAG
- the amrS gene encoding AmmeMemoRadiSam system radical SAM enzyme, whose product MKEALYYEKIDNDSVHCLLCPQNCIISDGKYGFCRARKNEGGKLYTENYGRITSLAVDPIEKKPLYHFMPGSHILSAGTYGCNLRCLFCQNWEISQQRLEGEYLSPSKLVEIAKKQQGNVGIAYTYNEPSIWYEYVLDSAKISHKEGLKNVLVTNGYINIDPLKELLQYIDAVNIDVKAFSNEYYKKICHGNLESVLKVVEEAVLNCHVEITTLVVTGENDDYTEIEELCKWTSSINKDIPIHFSKYFPRYKMKNPETPIKVLEDIYAIAKKYLNYVYLGNVSGFDNNTYCPNCGHLLIKRSGYVHVVGIEDNKCGKCGKSFYGLI is encoded by the coding sequence ATGAAAGAAGCACTCTATTATGAAAAGATAGACAACGACAGTGTACACTGCTTATTATGTCCGCAAAATTGTATAATAAGTGATGGGAAATATGGCTTTTGTCGTGCTAGAAAAAATGAAGGTGGCAAGTTATATACTGAAAATTATGGTAGAATCACATCTCTTGCTGTGGATCCGATAGAAAAGAAACCTCTATATCATTTCATGCCCGGCAGTCATATACTATCTGCAGGTACGTATGGTTGTAATCTTAGGTGTTTATTTTGTCAAAACTGGGAGATATCTCAACAAAGGTTAGAGGGGGAATACCTATCGCCAAGTAAATTGGTAGAAATCGCAAAAAAACAGCAAGGAAATGTAGGAATTGCATATACCTATAATGAACCATCAATCTGGTATGAATATGTGTTAGATTCTGCAAAAATTTCACATAAGGAAGGTCTTAAGAATGTGCTTGTAACAAATGGATATATAAATATCGATCCTTTAAAAGAGCTCTTGCAATATATTGATGCAGTTAATATAGACGTAAAAGCTTTTTCTAATGAATATTATAAAAAAATATGTCATGGAAATCTGGAAAGCGTTTTGAAAGTTGTTGAAGAAGCTGTGTTAAACTGTCATGTAGAAATAACCACATTGGTGGTGACAGGAGAAAATGACGATTATACTGAAATTGAAGAACTTTGCAAATGGACATCAAGCATAAACAAAGATATCCCTATACATTTTTCTAAGTATTTTCCTCGATATAAAATGAAAAATCCAGAAACACCAATAAAAGTGCTTGAAGATATTTATGCCATTGCAAAAAAGTATCTAAATTATGTATATTTAGGGAATGTATCCGGATTCGATAACAATACTTATTGTCCTAATTGCGGACATCTTTTGATTAAAAGAAGTGGCTATGTACACGTTGTAGGAATAGAAGATAATAAATGCGGTAAATGTGGGAAAAGCTTTTATGGTTTGATATAA
- the amrA gene encoding AmmeMemoRadiSam system protein A yields MGKLLSTYLMPHPPIIVHEVGHGEEHKIQMTIDSLERVSRNIENQKPDTIIIISPHAYVFSDAVSIDLRETVEGDLGQFGAYSVKMGFQSDLPLADDIVKKAENEKIPVAKIDDKMINRFKLSKKLDHGCIVPLYFVKKHFKTFELIRMSYGFLSFEDLYNFGVQIGKSIRESNRNVVFIASGDLSHKLTPNSPNGYTPNGKIFDETLLNLLRDMKVKEIINMDKTLIEDAAECGFRSVCVMLGVLDGYKVKANILSHEGPFGVGYGVAEFIPESYTGIGLLDELYRLKRERIDNIRKSEDVYVKLARESLEYYLKNNSIMDVPDNLPDEMKEKKAGVFVSLHKDGELRGCIGTVYPLKNNIAEEIIRNAVSAGTEDPRFYPVEIDELDDIVYSVDVLTKPEPVKSKDDLDAKKYGVIVKSGYKSGLLLPDLEGVDTVDQQISIALRKAGIAPDEKYTIERFEVVRHK; encoded by the coding sequence ATGGGTAAATTATTGTCAACATATTTAATGCCACATCCACCTATTATAGTACATGAGGTGGGACATGGGGAAGAACATAAAATACAAATGACAATAGATTCTCTTGAGAGAGTATCTCGCAATATAGAAAATCAAAAACCAGATACAATAATTATTATCTCGCCACATGCATATGTCTTCAGTGATGCTGTTTCAATTGATTTGAGAGAAACAGTAGAAGGCGATTTAGGACAATTTGGTGCTTACAGCGTAAAGATGGGGTTTCAAAGCGATTTGCCATTAGCGGATGACATAGTTAAAAAAGCAGAAAATGAAAAAATTCCTGTAGCAAAGATAGATGACAAAATGATAAACAGATTTAAGCTTTCAAAGAAACTTGACCATGGATGCATCGTTCCATTATATTTTGTAAAAAAACATTTCAAAACTTTTGAACTTATAAGAATGTCATATGGATTTTTGTCATTTGAAGATTTATATAATTTTGGCGTTCAAATAGGGAAGTCCATCAGAGAAAGCAATAGAAATGTGGTATTTATTGCAAGTGGTGATTTATCACACAAATTAACGCCAAATAGCCCTAATGGGTATACACCGAATGGAAAGATTTTTGATGAAACACTATTAAATTTGCTAAGAGACATGAAAGTAAAAGAAATAATCAACATGGATAAAACATTGATAGAAGATGCTGCGGAATGTGGGTTTAGATCTGTTTGCGTCATGTTGGGTGTGCTGGATGGTTACAAAGTCAAGGCAAATATTTTATCACATGAAGGTCCTTTTGGCGTTGGATACGGCGTAGCTGAATTCATTCCCGAAAGTTATACAGGTATAGGTTTATTAGATGAACTATATAGGCTGAAAAGGGAAAGGATAGACAATATAAGGAAATCAGAAGATGTTTATGTGAAGCTAGCGAGAGAAAGCCTTGAGTATTATTTGAAAAATAACAGTATAATGGATGTTCCGGATAATCTGCCAGATGAAATGAAAGAAAAGAAAGCAGGTGTATTTGTATCGCTCCATAAAGATGGTGAATTGAGGGGCTGCATAGGCACTGTATATCCTTTAAAGAATAATATAGCAGAGGAAATCATAAGAAATGCAGTAAGCGCTGGTACAGAAGATCCGAGGTTCTATCCTGTCGAGATAGATGAACTTGACGATATAGTTTACTCAGTTGACGTTTTGACAAAACCTGAGCCTGTAAAATCAAAAGACGATCTGGATGCAAAAAAGTACGGTGTAATCGTAAAAAGCGGTTATAAAAGTGGATTGCTTTTGCCAGACCTTGAGGGCGTTGATACAGTTGATCAGCAGATATCTATTGCGCTTAGAAAAGCTGGCATTGCACCAGATGAAAAATACACTATTGAAAGATTCGAGGTTGTGAGGCATAAATGA
- the tnpA gene encoding IS200/IS605 family transposase, which yields MANKRDEMARTKWMCKYHIVFTPKYRRKIIYNQYKESIRDILKELCKYKGVEIIEGHLMSDHVHMLVSIPPKISVSSFMGYLKGKSALMIFDRHANLKYKFGNRHFWAEGYYVSTVGLNEATIKKYIQEQEKRDIMLDKLSVKEYEDPFKG from the coding sequence ATGGCTAATAAACGAGATGAAATGGCACGCACAAAATGGATGTGCAAATACCACATTGTGTTCACTCCTAAGTATAGACGAAAAATAATATATAATCAATACAAAGAAAGTATAAGGGATATATTAAAAGAACTATGTAAATACAAAGGAGTGGAAATAATAGAAGGACATCTAATGTCGGATCATGTACACATGTTAGTGAGTATACCACCAAAAATTAGTGTATCTAGTTTTATGGGATACTTAAAAGGGAAGAGTGCATTGATGATATTTGACAGGCATGCAAATCTAAAGTATAAATTTGGCAATAGACATTTTTGGGCGGAAGGATATTATGTAAGCACTGTAGGACTAAATGAGGCAACAATAAAGAAATACATTCAGGAACAAGAAAAGCGAGATATTATGTTGGACAAATTAAGTGTAAAAGAATATGAGGACCCCTTTAAGGGGTAG
- a CDS encoding phosphoribosylformylglycinamidine synthase, protein MSEVKRIFVEKKPSFNIEAQKLFYDLKNNLNIKGLKNVRVLNRYDVSHLSEDVFLQAVKTVFSEPNLDDIYIENIVFDKNDKVFAVEYLPGQYDQRADSAEQCIQILTNGLKPTVSTAKVIVLSGDITEDEFIKIKNYCINTVDSREASLLKPENLDIEIEYPEEVEILEGFIEFDDVKLKNTYDKLGLAMSLEDFKFCHSYFKDVEKRNPTITEIRVIDTYWSDHCRHTTFLTKINDVKISDGKYNKPILKAYEEYKNSRDFVYGENKKSLCLMDIATIGMKELKKKGLLDDLDESDENNACSIIVDADVNGKKEKWLIMFKNETHNHPTEIEPYGGAATCLGGAIRDPLSGRAYVYQAMRVTGSGDPRTPIEETLKGKLPQRKITVEAAHGYSSYGNQIGLSTGQVTEIYDEGYVAKRMEIGAVIGAVPQKHVYRDKPSCGDVVILLGGRTGRDGCGGATGSSKEHTQESIYTCGAEVQKGNPITERKIQRLFRNPQVIKMIKKCNDFGAGGVSVAIGELSDGLEINLDAIPKKYEGLDGTELAISESQERMAVLVDSKDADRFIELARTENLEATKVAIVTSDMRIKMTWRGKTIVDISREFLNTNGVTQVTNVAVDKINDESYFDNIYKRLSGKDTKELWLQNLEDLNVCSQKGLAERFDSTIGASTVLMPFGGAYQMTPEEGMVAKIPVLEGDTSTSTMMTFGYNPKLSKWSPFHGAVYAIIEAVSKIVGMGGDYKKIRLTLQEYFEKLGMDSKKWGKPFSSLLGALYTQKALNIPAIGGKDSMSGTFMDMNVPPTLVAFAVAVADANKVISSEFKKSGDKVILIKAKRDEYDLPDFDVLKRNFEKINELIDKNLIYASSSIKYGGLAECITKMAFGNMIGFKFQAEMNDEELFTSDYGSIVIEVDGDFDVSKYLKGIEYKILGETVIDPAIYIDDFKISLNEAIDHWERPLKNIFPSVVKDSRRSLLEIKYDKKISYKPSAKFAKPRVFIPVFPGTNCEYDSKKAFEKAGASVETYVFKNLTADDIKESIDELTKSIKNSQIIMLPGGFSAGDEPDGSGKFIATVFRNPKIKDAVMDLLKNRDGLMLGICNGFQALIKLGLLPYGEIRDINENDPTLTFNTIGKHVSCYVRTKITSVLSPWFNNVKCGDIHLVAVSHGEGRFIANDDVLNTLKQNGQIATQYVDINGNPTMEMPYNPNGSYWAIEGITSPDGRILGKMGHSERIGTNVAKNIEGNKEQKIFEAGVEYFK, encoded by the coding sequence GTGAGTGAGGTAAAAAGAATTTTTGTTGAGAAAAAACCGTCTTTTAACATTGAAGCGCAGAAACTATTTTATGATTTAAAGAATAATCTAAATATTAAAGGCTTAAAAAATGTACGAGTTTTAAACAGATATGATGTTTCTCATTTGTCTGAAGATGTTTTTTTACAGGCAGTTAAAACTGTCTTTTCAGAACCTAATCTTGATGACATCTATATTGAAAATATTGTTTTTGACAAAAATGACAAAGTTTTTGCTGTTGAATATTTACCTGGCCAGTACGATCAGAGAGCTGACTCTGCTGAGCAATGTATTCAAATACTTACAAATGGTCTGAAACCAACTGTATCGACTGCAAAAGTGATAGTCTTAAGCGGTGACATAACGGAAGATGAATTTATAAAAATAAAGAATTACTGCATAAATACAGTTGATTCACGGGAAGCTTCGCTTTTAAAACCAGAAAATCTCGACATAGAGATTGAATATCCAGAAGAAGTTGAGATACTGGAAGGTTTCATTGAGTTTGATGACGTAAAGTTGAAAAATACTTATGATAAGCTTGGACTTGCCATGAGCTTAGAAGACTTTAAATTCTGCCATTCGTATTTTAAAGATGTAGAGAAGAGAAACCCAACAATAACGGAGATAAGAGTTATTGATACCTATTGGTCTGATCACTGTCGCCATACTACATTTCTTACAAAAATCAATGATGTCAAAATTTCTGATGGAAAATACAATAAGCCTATTTTAAAAGCATATGAAGAATACAAAAACTCAAGAGATTTTGTGTACGGTGAAAACAAAAAATCGCTGTGCCTTATGGATATTGCGACGATTGGCATGAAAGAGCTAAAGAAAAAAGGCCTTCTAGATGATTTAGATGAATCTGATGAAAATAACGCATGTAGCATTATCGTTGATGCAGATGTAAATGGCAAAAAAGAAAAATGGCTTATAATGTTTAAAAACGAAACACATAACCATCCGACAGAAATAGAGCCATACGGAGGTGCAGCAACTTGTCTTGGAGGAGCAATAAGAGATCCTTTATCTGGACGAGCTTATGTATATCAGGCGATGCGAGTGACAGGTTCGGGAGATCCTAGAACGCCAATCGAAGAAACTTTAAAAGGAAAGCTTCCTCAGAGGAAAATAACTGTAGAAGCGGCACATGGATACAGTTCATACGGAAATCAAATAGGACTTTCCACAGGCCAAGTTACTGAAATATATGATGAAGGCTATGTTGCAAAAAGAATGGAAATCGGTGCTGTAATAGGTGCCGTGCCTCAAAAGCATGTTTATAGAGATAAACCTTCTTGTGGTGATGTGGTTATTCTTTTAGGTGGCAGAACAGGAAGAGACGGCTGTGGTGGTGCTACAGGATCTTCAAAAGAGCATACACAGGAATCTATATACACATGTGGTGCAGAGGTTCAAAAAGGCAATCCTATAACAGAGAGGAAAATACAGAGGCTTTTTAGAAATCCGCAAGTTATAAAAATGATAAAGAAGTGCAATGATTTTGGAGCTGGTGGTGTTTCTGTTGCGATAGGAGAGTTAAGTGATGGACTTGAAATAAACCTTGATGCAATTCCTAAAAAGTATGAAGGCCTAGACGGCACGGAACTTGCTATTTCGGAATCGCAAGAAAGAATGGCAGTATTAGTCGATTCTAAAGATGCTGACAGATTTATTGAACTTGCAAGGACAGAAAACTTAGAAGCTACAAAAGTTGCTATTGTGACAAGTGACATGAGGATCAAGATGACATGGAGAGGGAAAACTATTGTAGATATTAGCAGGGAGTTTTTGAATACAAATGGTGTTACTCAAGTAACAAACGTTGCAGTAGATAAGATAAACGATGAAAGTTATTTTGACAATATATATAAGAGATTGTCAGGGAAAGACACAAAAGAATTATGGCTCCAAAATCTTGAGGATTTGAATGTTTGCAGTCAAAAGGGGCTTGCAGAAAGGTTTGATTCAACAATTGGTGCTTCAACTGTTTTAATGCCGTTTGGCGGAGCGTATCAGATGACGCCTGAAGAAGGTATGGTGGCTAAAATACCTGTATTAGAGGGTGACACCAGCACATCTACAATGATGACATTTGGATATAATCCTAAATTATCAAAATGGAGTCCGTTTCATGGTGCAGTGTATGCAATTATTGAGGCAGTTTCTAAAATAGTTGGAATGGGTGGCGATTATAAAAAGATTAGACTTACACTGCAGGAATATTTTGAGAAATTGGGTATGGATTCTAAAAAATGGGGCAAACCATTTAGTTCGCTATTGGGTGCGCTGTATACTCAAAAAGCTTTGAATATACCGGCTATAGGTGGAAAGGATAGCATGTCGGGAACATTTATGGATATGAATGTTCCTCCAACACTGGTGGCGTTTGCTGTGGCTGTAGCTGATGCCAACAAAGTAATATCTTCAGAATTTAAAAAGAGCGGTGATAAAGTAATACTCATCAAAGCAAAGAGAGATGAGTATGATTTGCCTGATTTTGATGTTCTAAAACGAAATTTTGAAAAAATTAATGAGTTAATTGATAAAAATTTGATATATGCCTCATCTTCTATTAAATACGGTGGTCTTGCAGAGTGTATAACAAAAATGGCCTTTGGCAACATGATTGGTTTTAAATTTCAAGCAGAGATGAATGATGAAGAACTGTTTACATCTGATTACGGTTCAATTGTGATAGAAGTTGATGGTGATTTTGATGTAAGTAAATATTTAAAAGGCATCGAGTATAAAATTTTGGGAGAGACTGTGATTGATCCGGCCATATACATTGATGATTTTAAAATCAGCTTAAATGAAGCAATAGACCATTGGGAAAGACCGCTTAAAAATATATTTCCTTCTGTTGTAAAAGACAGCAGAAGAAGTCTGTTGGAGATAAAATATGATAAAAAAATTTCATACAAACCATCTGCAAAATTTGCGAAGCCAAGAGTTTTCATACCGGTTTTTCCAGGGACAAATTGTGAATATGATAGCAAAAAGGCTTTTGAAAAAGCAGGTGCGTCTGTCGAAACATATGTTTTTAAGAATCTAACAGCAGACGACATTAAGGAATCTATTGATGAACTTACAAAATCCATAAAAAATTCTCAGATAATTATGCTTCCTGGTGGGTTTAGTGCCGGAGATGAGCCTGATGGTTCTGGAAAGTTTATAGCTACTGTCTTTAGAAATCCTAAGATAAAAGATGCAGTTATGGATCTTTTGAAAAACCGCGACGGTTTAATGTTAGGAATATGCAACGGATTTCAGGCACTGATAAAGTTAGGGTTGCTGCCTTACGGCGAAATACGTGATATTAATGAAAATGATCCGACGCTGACATTTAATACAATTGGAAAGCACGTATCATGTTATGTCAGGACGAAAATTACGTCAGTTCTTTCACCATGGTTTAATAATGTTAAATGCGGTGATATTCATTTGGTTGCAGTATCACATGGTGAAGGAAGGTTTATAGCTAATGATGATGTTTTAAACACATTAAAGCAAAATGGACAGATTGCGACACAATACGTTGATATAAATGGAAATCCAACAATGGAAATGCCGTACAATCCCAATGGTTCTTACTGGGCTATTGAAGGTATTACTAGTCCTGATGGTAGGATACTGGGGAAAATGGGCCATTCTGAAAGGATTGGCACAAATGTAGCTAAAAATATTGAAGGAAATAAGGAGCAAAAAATATTTGAAGCAGGCGTTGAATATTTTAAGTGA
- a CDS encoding helix-turn-helix domain-containing protein, producing the protein MKQYSKLAEIRISKGLIQKDVAQAAGVTRAFYTQVENGTRVPSLKAAKAMADILGVSLDVFFDALGVTKWNSNVMMKKGLTPRSLISNSSKDVMPWK; encoded by the coding sequence TTGAAACAATATAGTAAACTTGCTGAAATTCGAATTTCCAAAGGTTTAATACAGAAAGATGTTGCCCAGGCAGCAGGTGTAACACGGGCTTTTTATACACAAGTAGAAAATGGAACACGGGTGCCGTCATTGAAAGCAGCAAAGGCAATGGCAGATATACTGGGGGTGTCACTGGATGTTTTTTTTGATGCCCTTGGAGTAACAAAATGGAACTCAAATGTGATGATGAAGAAGGGACTAACTCCAAGGTCGTTAATTAGTAATTCATCAAAGGATGTGATGCCTTGGAAATAA
- a CDS encoding PadR family transcriptional regulator: MRDNVKGGALTEVTFYILLSLYTPRHGYAIMQFIEEKTAGRLSLGAGTLYGALNALQKKGWIAFHGDNEGRKKEYLITKAGKEIAKKELVRLQELIQVATEIIGEG; the protein is encoded by the coding sequence TTGAGAGATAACGTGAAAGGCGGTGCGCTAACAGAAGTGACTTTTTACATTTTGCTTTCCCTGTATACACCAAGGCATGGATATGCTATTATGCAGTTTATTGAAGAAAAAACAGCAGGACGGCTTTCTTTAGGAGCAGGAACACTCTATGGAGCATTGAATGCTTTGCAAAAAAAGGGATGGATTGCTTTTCACGGGGATAATGAGGGAAGAAAGAAAGAGTATTTAATCACAAAAGCAGGCAAGGAAATTGCAAAGAAAGAACTTGTACGACTGCAAGAACTTATTCAGGTCGCAACTGAAATTATTGGGGAGGGGTAA
- a CDS encoding DUF2812 domain-containing protein, producing the protein MSKKYHRFYDGLLSAQENWLNKMAKKGYRLVRTGKLLYEFEECVPGQFEYRIEFIGHKSKEDVTDYCNFLEDLGYKVFFKNINLNYSIGKLRYRPWAEKGGRIATNSTTFDRELLIVEKKNDGKEFELHTSYEDKLKYCKSLRNAWLWFLLLFVILGCVQRSIVWGIGGVLVLIPITAYQSEIIKISRNAKIREW; encoded by the coding sequence ATGAGTAAAAAGTATCATCGCTTTTATGATGGTTTATTATCAGCGCAGGAAAATTGGCTGAACAAAATGGCGAAAAAAGGTTATCGATTAGTCCGCACTGGTAAACTACTTTATGAATTCGAAGAATGCGTGCCGGGACAATTTGAATATCGGATTGAGTTCATAGGTCATAAATCAAAAGAGGACGTAACAGATTATTGCAATTTCTTAGAGGATTTGGGTTATAAAGTATTTTTCAAAAACATCAATTTGAATTATTCAATTGGAAAATTACGTTATCGCCCATGGGCTGAAAAAGGTGGGCGAATAGCAACAAATTCAACAACGTTTGACCGTGAATTGCTTATTGTTGAGAAAAAAAACGATGGTAAGGAATTTGAATTGCATACTTCCTATGAGGATAAGTTGAAATACTGCAAATCTTTGAGAAACGCTTGGCTTTGGTTTCTTTTATTGTTTGTAATTTTGGGCTGTGTACAACGTTCCATCGTTTGGGGCATTGGCGGGGTGCTCGTCCTTATTCCAATCACCGCGTATCAATCTGAAATTATTAAAATCAGCCGTAATGCTAAGATAAGGGAGTGGTGA
- a CDS encoding helix-turn-helix domain-containing protein, giving the protein MFKIIFNREGFPERLRRLREEKGLLQRELAEKLNLSRVAITHYEQGKRFPEWGTLQKMADLFNVSVDYLLGRTEHRHNHTADAKDKTETIATHKTDDPMSELPDEAKKALEEFKEFILRKYGKGKE; this is encoded by the coding sequence GTGTTTAAAATCATTTTTAATAGAGAGGGTTTTCCGGAAAGGCTTCGTAGGCTCCGAGAGGAAAAAGGACTTCTTCAACGGGAACTTGCAGAAAAATTAAATCTTTCACGTGTTGCAATAACACATTATGAACAAGGAAAAAGATTCCCTGAATGGGGTACTTTGCAAAAAATGGCCGATCTTTTTAATGTATCCGTTGATTATCTCCTTGGCCGAACTGAGCATAGGCACAACCATACTGCCGATGCCAAAGATAAAACAGAGACCATAGCTACCCACAAAACAGATGATCCAATGTCAGAACTTCCAGATGAAGCTAAAAAAGCCCTCGAAGAATTCAAGGAATTCATCTTAAGGAAGTACGGTAAAGGAAAGGAATAA